One window from the genome of Sphingomonas lacunae encodes:
- a CDS encoding TonB-dependent receptor domain-containing protein — translation MKLSFASLLLTSCAAFSVPAYSQAVAIPADEMAEAVTDDIVVFGRGETRQVQEISAQDVTILAPGTSPLKAIEMLPGVNFQSADAFGTYEWSQRISIRSFNQNQLGFNFDGVPLGDGSYGNHNGLHISRAIIADNVGSVRVSQGAGSLGTQATNNLGGTIETFSSDPLGESALQTNLTYGSNETLRGFVRADFGSDNGASGYVSGLLGNSDKWKGFGEQNQRQVNAKLVVPVDNVNLDAWYSFSFRAEQDYQDLSLEQIGRLGYDWDNFGVNQYDLALRVADIANNRGDTGAPVSNAAAGTVYPGAIISVDDAYLDAAGIRRDHLAYVGAHGDIGSNGSFLLRGYYHNNKGQGLWGTPYVPSPSGVPYSIRTTEYDMDRTGIFGTLTLPLAMTELTVGAWYENNDFRQARRFYGLTSRTDIGRSFQEFQENPFFTQWEYEFNTETLQYHVEDKIDLGALTINLGWKGFSVTNTATPVVAGNLASGTVKVEDWFQPHVGFALELGANAELFGGFTQVTRAFASASTTGPFATTQAGFNAIRTTLKPEESDTYEAGIRYNSGAFNGVLAAYYVDFRNRLLGFASGAGIVGNPAVLQNVGSVRAVGFEAAGEVRLGGGFRLYASYAYNDATYRNDVRNAAGVLIAATNGKRVVDSPEHMLRAELSYDSDLLFGRIGANHMSERFFNYENDRSVGARTIVDATLGVHLSDRIEFQLNVTNLFDEEYVGTVGSNGFGSRGDNQTLLAGAPRQIFGTIKVGF, via the coding sequence ATGAAATTGTCGTTCGCATCCTTGCTGCTGACCAGCTGCGCAGCTTTCTCTGTCCCCGCCTATTCCCAGGCCGTTGCCATACCGGCGGACGAAATGGCTGAAGCCGTCACTGATGACATTGTCGTTTTTGGTCGCGGCGAAACCCGGCAAGTTCAGGAAATCAGCGCGCAGGACGTCACCATCCTCGCGCCGGGCACCAGCCCGCTTAAGGCGATTGAGATGTTGCCGGGGGTCAATTTTCAGTCGGCCGATGCGTTCGGCACCTATGAATGGTCGCAGCGCATTTCGATCCGCAGCTTCAACCAGAATCAGCTCGGCTTCAATTTTGATGGCGTGCCGCTTGGTGACGGCAGCTACGGCAATCACAATGGCCTGCACATTTCCCGCGCGATCATCGCCGACAATGTCGGATCGGTCCGCGTGTCACAGGGTGCAGGTTCGCTCGGAACGCAGGCGACCAATAACCTCGGCGGCACGATTGAAACCTTTTCGTCGGACCCGCTGGGGGAAAGCGCCCTGCAAACCAATCTGACCTATGGCAGCAACGAAACACTCAGAGGCTTTGTCCGGGCCGATTTCGGCAGTGACAATGGCGCATCGGGCTATGTCTCTGGTCTGTTGGGCAACAGCGACAAATGGAAGGGTTTCGGCGAGCAGAACCAGCGCCAGGTCAACGCAAAACTGGTCGTGCCAGTTGACAACGTCAATCTTGATGCATGGTACAGCTTCTCCTTCCGCGCGGAGCAGGATTATCAGGATCTCTCGCTCGAACAGATTGGCCGTCTGGGCTATGACTGGGACAATTTCGGCGTCAATCAATATGATCTTGCACTGCGCGTTGCAGATATCGCCAACAACCGTGGTGACACTGGCGCACCGGTCAGTAACGCTGCTGCCGGTACGGTCTATCCCGGTGCCATCATCAGCGTCGATGACGCCTATCTGGATGCCGCCGGTATTCGCCGGGACCATCTCGCCTATGTCGGCGCCCATGGCGACATCGGTTCCAATGGTTCTTTCCTGCTCCGTGGCTATTATCACAACAACAAGGGGCAGGGCCTGTGGGGAACACCCTATGTGCCCAGTCCGTCGGGCGTGCCTTACTCCATCCGCACGACCGAATATGACATGGATCGCACCGGAATTTTCGGTACATTGACCCTGCCCTTGGCCATGACCGAACTCACCGTGGGCGCATGGTATGAGAACAATGATTTTCGTCAGGCTCGCCGCTTCTACGGCCTGACCAGCCGCACGGACATTGGACGGAGCTTTCAGGAGTTCCAGGAAAATCCCTTCTTCACCCAGTGGGAATATGAGTTCAACACCGAGACCCTCCAATATCATGTCGAAGACAAGATTGATCTCGGTGCATTGACGATCAACCTCGGCTGGAAGGGTTTCAGCGTCACCAACACCGCGACGCCTGTTGTTGCCGGCAATCTCGCGTCGGGCACGGTGAAGGTCGAAGACTGGTTCCAGCCGCATGTGGGCTTTGCCTTGGAACTGGGTGCCAATGCTGAACTCTTCGGCGGCTTTACCCAAGTCACCCGCGCTTTCGCTTCGGCGAGCACAACCGGACCCTTCGCGACGACTCAGGCCGGTTTCAATGCCATCCGCACGACATTGAAACCCGAGGAATCGGATACCTATGAAGCCGGCATCCGCTACAATAGCGGTGCGTTCAACGGTGTGCTGGCGGCCTATTATGTCGACTTTCGCAACCGTCTCCTCGGCTTTGCCAGCGGAGCCGGCATCGTCGGCAACCCCGCTGTTCTCCAGAATGTGGGTTCGGTGCGTGCTGTCGGATTTGAAGCGGCTGGTGAAGTACGCCTTGGGGGTGGTTTCCGCCTTTATGCCTCTTATGCCTACAATGACGCGACCTATCGCAACGATGTCCGGAACGCTGCGGGCGTCCTGATTGCCGCGACCAATGGCAAGCGGGTTGTTGACTCGCCCGAACATATGCTCCGTGCAGAGCTTAGCTATGACTCGGATCTGCTGTTTGGCCGGATCGGTGCCAACCATATGTCGGAACGCTTTTTCAACTATGAAAACGACCGGTCGGTTGGCGCCCGTACGATCGTCGATGCAACGTTGGGCGTTCACCTCAGCGACCGGATCGAGTTCCAGTTGAACGTCACCAACCTGTTCGACGAAGAATATGTGGGGACCGTCGGGTCGAACGGCTTTGGTTCGCGCGGCGACAATCAAACCCTGCTCGCTGGCGCCCCGCGCCAGATCTTCGGCACGATCAAGGTCGGCTTCTGA
- a CDS encoding alkaline phosphatase D family protein: protein MRRDVSRRAVIAGAAASAALATTPLAAALPGGRALAGEGRALTRIAFGSCARQDKDQPIWDVVNAWHPDLFIFLGDNIYGDTEDMAVMRAKYDMLAAKPGFRTLRRQSMVIATWDDHDYGVNDGGSEYPKKVESAALFLDFWGVPAGHERRSHPGIYGSYMFGPEGRRVQVILPDNRTFRTPLLGYSVEPEDKGGYVVNPDPHATMLGQAQWDWLETELRRPADLRILASSTQVLPDAPGYEAWINYQADHQRLLDLIDFAAVDNLVIISGDTHYAELSRLEERMPYPLFELTSSGLTEVWPVFGPNRHRMAQAPLAPNYGRLTIEWDSIDPKIIMEVQMLDGSIAIQHAVPFSALKQGAGR, encoded by the coding sequence ATGCGGCGTGATGTTTCGCGCCGCGCTGTCATCGCAGGGGCGGCAGCCAGTGCCGCCCTTGCCACTACCCCCTTGGCAGCGGCGCTGCCGGGGGGGCGCGCGCTTGCGGGCGAAGGGCGGGCACTGACCCGCATCGCTTTTGGTTCCTGTGCCCGTCAGGATAAGGATCAGCCCATTTGGGACGTGGTCAATGCCTGGCATCCTGACCTGTTCATCTTTCTTGGTGACAATATCTACGGCGATACCGAGGATATGGCTGTCATGCGGGCCAAATATGACATGCTCGCCGCCAAGCCCGGCTTTCGCACTTTGCGCCGCCAGAGCATGGTGATCGCGACGTGGGACGACCATGATTATGGCGTCAATGACGGTGGCAGCGAATATCCCAAAAAGGTGGAAAGCGCCGCGCTGTTCCTCGATTTTTGGGGTGTGCCGGCCGGGCATGAACGCCGCAGCCATCCCGGCATCTATGGCAGCTACATGTTCGGACCAGAGGGGCGCCGGGTTCAGGTCATCCTGCCTGACAACCGCACCTTCCGAACGCCTTTGCTCGGCTATAGTGTCGAACCTGAGGACAAGGGCGGCTATGTCGTCAACCCAGATCCGCACGCGACGATGCTCGGTCAGGCGCAGTGGGACTGGCTTGAAACCGAACTGCGCCGGCCTGCTGATCTGCGCATTCTTGCCTCGTCGACCCAGGTCCTTCCTGACGCACCGGGTTATGAGGCGTGGATCAACTATCAGGCGGATCACCAGCGGCTGCTGGACCTGATCGATTTTGCTGCGGTCGACAATCTGGTCATCATTTCGGGTGACACCCATTATGCCGAACTGTCGCGGCTAGAGGAGCGTATGCCATATCCGCTCTTTGAACTGACCTCGTCCGGCCTGACCGAAGTCTGGCCGGTTTTTGGTCCCAATCGTCATCGCATGGCGCAGGCTCCATTGGCACCCAATTACGGCCGCCTGACAATCGAATGGGACAGCATCGACCCCAAAATTATCATGGAAGTACAGATGCTTGATGGCAGCATCGCGATCCAGCATGCGGTCCCGTTCAGTGCCCTCAAGCAGGGGGCAGGTCGTTGA
- a CDS encoding acylase produces the protein MRRWFKRVGFSLLALLIITAIGLAVWEPLTARAPAAVAYTPTDIRIARDSYGVPHIFGETDADVAYGVGYAHAEDDFSTLQEVLAMTRGRLGAMTGEDGAKVDFAAYVIDGRGTTDRQYDSLPADVKLLFTAYAAGLNRYADKHPEEVRLTGLFPVTPQDVVAGFVIRSPFFFGLDGVLGSLVEGKPLPREGGPAIPGFPAPTSKTAASTFFDQTLFGNREQANGSNAYAVAPSRTTDGSTWLVSNSHQPWRGGVAWYELVVHSNQGWDFAGANFPGSPYPFLGHNRNLGWTNTVNRPDLIDIYRLTIDDSGSRYRFDGQWRDLESKRVWLRVKFGPFTLPVPRTVYRSVHGPVIINDEGAFAIRYAGIDQIDMVTQYYRIQKAQSFDEWRTAMSGQGVPATNFIYADREGNIGLFYNAMIPDRPAGHDWRTVLPGDSSRNLWTRTLAFDRLPQLVNPGSGYVMNANNTPFTAAGPGDELDPAAFDPRMGVELDETNRSLRSIALFEAAGLIDEAGLKRIKFDTGYERAGYAGAFINRLLALRTDDPQLRQAQAILARWDWTLDGLGQGDALALMVLRPANRAHYLRNGEVPDALAILAESASHLQRHFGTLDPPLGNVLRLRQGEGATRVDLPLDGGNDTIRASTLWDVDDDGRLSVRHGDSFLMFVRWDRDGTLRSESIQPFGAATTRVNSPHHTDQARLFVQHRLKPVLFDRAAFLATGPRFYRP, from the coding sequence ATGCGCCGCTGGTTCAAACGCGTCGGATTCAGTCTCCTCGCGCTGCTCATCATCACCGCCATCGGCCTCGCCGTGTGGGAACCACTGACCGCCCGCGCACCCGCCGCTGTCGCTTATACCCCCACCGACATTCGGATCGCTCGCGACAGCTATGGCGTGCCCCACATCTTTGGCGAGACCGACGCCGACGTCGCCTATGGCGTTGGCTACGCTCATGCCGAGGACGACTTTTCGACGCTGCAAGAGGTGCTCGCCATGACCCGCGGCCGCCTCGGCGCCATGACGGGTGAGGACGGAGCAAAAGTTGATTTCGCTGCCTATGTCATCGACGGTCGCGGTACCACCGATCGGCAATATGACAGCCTGCCCGCTGACGTGAAGTTGCTGTTCACCGCCTATGCCGCCGGTCTCAACCGCTACGCCGATAAACATCCTGAGGAAGTGCGCCTGACGGGCCTCTTCCCTGTGACGCCGCAGGATGTGGTTGCCGGCTTTGTGATTCGCTCGCCCTTTTTCTTTGGGCTCGATGGCGTGCTTGGCAGTTTGGTGGAAGGTAAGCCGCTCCCGCGTGAAGGCGGTCCCGCCATTCCCGGTTTTCCGGCGCCCACGTCCAAAACTGCAGCGTCGACCTTTTTTGATCAAACCCTGTTCGGCAACCGGGAGCAGGCCAATGGTTCAAACGCCTATGCAGTCGCACCTTCGCGCACGACCGATGGGTCGACTTGGCTCGTGTCCAATTCGCATCAGCCCTGGCGCGGGGGTGTTGCTTGGTATGAGTTGGTCGTCCACTCCAATCAGGGTTGGGACTTTGCCGGCGCAAACTTCCCCGGTTCGCCCTATCCTTTTCTGGGCCACAACCGGAACCTTGGCTGGACCAACACCGTCAACCGGCCCGATCTGATCGATATCTACCGGCTGACTATTGATGACAGCGGCTCCCGCTATCGCTTCGACGGGCAATGGCGTGATCTGGAAAGCAAACGCGTCTGGCTTCGCGTGAAATTCGGACCGTTCACCCTGCCTGTACCCCGCACAGTCTATCGCTCGGTCCATGGCCCGGTGATCATCAACGACGAGGGCGCCTTTGCCATCCGTTATGCCGGCATCGACCAGATTGACATGGTCACCCAATATTACCGCATCCAGAAAGCCCAGAGTTTTGATGAGTGGCGCACCGCCATGAGCGGGCAGGGCGTACCGGCGACCAATTTCATCTACGCCGACCGGGAAGGGAATATCGGCCTTTTCTACAACGCCATGATTCCGGATCGCCCGGCCGGCCATGACTGGCGGACGGTTCTGCCCGGAGACAGTAGCCGCAACCTGTGGACCCGCACCTTGGCGTTTGACCGACTGCCGCAACTGGTCAATCCGGGGTCCGGCTACGTCATGAATGCCAACAACACACCGTTTACTGCTGCCGGGCCGGGAGACGAACTGGACCCGGCCGCATTTGACCCACGCATGGGTGTGGAGCTTGACGAAACCAACCGGTCGCTGCGTTCCATCGCGCTGTTTGAAGCCGCCGGACTGATTGACGAGGCAGGCCTCAAGCGCATCAAGTTCGATACCGGCTATGAACGCGCGGGTTATGCCGGTGCCTTCATCAATCGCCTGCTCGCCTTGCGGACTGACGATCCGCAATTGCGGCAGGCCCAGGCCATTCTGGCGCGATGGGACTGGACACTGGATGGCCTAGGGCAGGGTGACGCACTCGCCTTGATGGTGCTCCGTCCTGCGAACCGCGCCCATTATCTGCGCAATGGCGAAGTCCCGGATGCGCTGGCCATCCTCGCTGAATCGGCATCGCACCTCCAGCGCCACTTTGGCACGCTTGATCCGCCGCTCGGCAACGTCCTCCGGTTACGTCAGGGGGAGGGCGCGACCCGCGTCGATCTCCCGCTCGACGGCGGCAATGACACCATCCGGGCCTCGACCCTGTGGGATGTTGACGATGACGGCCGGCTGTCGGTCCGTCACGGCGACAGCTTCCTGATGTTTGTCCGGTGGGATCGCGACGGGACCTTGCGCAGCGAATCCATCCAGCCGTTCGGCGCTGCCACCACCCGCGTCAATTCGCCTCACCACACTGATCAGGCCCGCTTGTTCGTCCAGCATCGCTTGAAACCGGTGCTGTTCGACCGGGCCGCCTTTCTGGCCACCGGTCCACGCTTCTATAGACCTTGA
- a CDS encoding M16 family metallopeptidase: protein MLTSVSTATAQDRSTAAATAALVERINIPYERFTLDNGLTVIVHTDRKAPVVAVSVWYDVGSKDEPAGSTGFAHLFEHLMFNGSENAPGDIFTYLQDMGATDTNGTTNPDRTNYFQTVPTGALDRALFLEADRMGHLLGAVTQEKLDNQRGVVQNEKRQGDNQPFGLLRYYIFENLTPRGHPYHHSTIGSMADLNAASLETVHSWFRNNYGPNNAVLVLAGDIDAATARPMVERWFGGIPRGPDVVERPIEVPTLPAPLAREVTDQIATTRIFRMWAVPGWTSEDSPTLEAAASILGGLSSSRLDNALVRDEQIALSVSAGSQPFEDMGLFIISADVKPGVDPALVSRRLDEITNQFLTEGPTADEVQRAVMSGLSGEVDGLESVGGFGGKAVALAQGQLYTGDPAFFRTQIQRFAASTPESIRATAQRWLSRPVFSLTYRPGPRTDSGDGRGGAAVGADAAVAAAVSGNYYRAPTSATERLMASPGGLLRFSTQPAPEPVAPPAQPAADPAPARPAIAMPDLRPIGDLDFPEIERATLRNGIRVFFARRSAVPVIRALVSFDAGAAADPRDRMGTQTLMLNLMEEGTTSRDSRALAEAQERIGANISTSFDSDRTNVGLYTLSTNLGPALDLLADVVRNPAFAPTEIERLRTRQLAGIAQELNSPNGLAGRVTAPTLYGPNHPYGAIAGSGTVSTVRAITRDDLVSFHQRWIRPDNATIYVVGDTSLRQVVRQLNRSFGDWRAPAVPAGSRDFNVPIPEQTPRILFVNRPNSPQSVVIAAQVLGVRGRDDLLALRAANDVLGGNFLSRINMNLRETKGWSYGSRSAIGGQEDRVSFRVIAPVQADRTADTIREIQSDVSAFLTDRGVSSEELARTVNGSIRELPGEFETAGSVLGGIQAIVQLGRPDDYYEQLAARYRAMTPADLDSALRAQVDPARFVYIVVGDATVVQPQLAGLGLPVETVDPATLGGQ from the coding sequence ATGCTCACCTCGGTGTCGACGGCCACGGCACAGGATCGTTCGACTGCGGCGGCCACTGCGGCGCTGGTCGAAAGGATCAATATTCCATACGAGCGCTTCACGCTCGACAATGGCCTGACGGTCATCGTCCATACTGACCGCAAGGCGCCGGTTGTCGCCGTGTCGGTCTGGTATGATGTGGGATCCAAAGACGAGCCGGCCGGCAGCACAGGCTTCGCGCACCTGTTCGAACATCTCATGTTCAATGGCAGCGAGAATGCGCCGGGAGACATCTTCACCTATCTTCAGGATATGGGCGCCACCGATACCAATGGCACCACCAATCCTGACCGCACCAATTATTTCCAGACTGTCCCGACCGGTGCGCTGGACAGGGCCCTGTTCCTTGAAGCCGACCGCATGGGTCATCTGCTCGGCGCGGTAACGCAGGAAAAGCTCGATAATCAGCGGGGCGTTGTCCAGAACGAAAAGCGTCAGGGCGACAATCAGCCCTTTGGTTTGCTGCGCTACTACATCTTTGAAAATCTGACCCCGCGCGGCCACCCCTATCATCACAGCACAATTGGCTCGATGGCCGATCTCAATGCCGCCAGTCTGGAAACGGTGCACAGCTGGTTCCGCAACAATTATGGGCCCAACAATGCCGTCCTTGTCCTGGCGGGTGACATAGATGCCGCTACCGCCCGTCCGATGGTGGAGCGTTGGTTCGGCGGCATCCCGCGCGGTCCCGATGTGGTCGAACGGCCAATCGAAGTGCCGACGCTGCCAGCCCCGTTGGCCCGGGAAGTGACTGACCAGATTGCCACGACGCGCATTTTCCGCATGTGGGCGGTACCGGGCTGGACCAGTGAAGATTCGCCCACCCTCGAAGCGGCGGCATCGATTCTCGGCGGTTTGTCCTCGTCCCGGCTCGATAATGCGCTGGTGCGTGACGAACAGATTGCTCTCAGCGTTTCGGCCGGTTCCCAGCCTTTTGAGGACATGGGCCTGTTCATCATCTCAGCAGACGTCAAGCCGGGTGTTGACCCGGCGCTGGTCAGTCGGCGGCTGGATGAAATCACCAACCAGTTCCTCACCGAAGGTCCCACGGCTGACGAAGTGCAGCGGGCTGTGATGTCGGGCCTGTCTGGCGAAGTGGATGGACTGGAATCGGTTGGCGGTTTTGGCGGCAAGGCTGTCGCCTTGGCTCAGGGTCAGCTTTACACTGGCGATCCAGCCTTTTTCCGCACCCAAATTCAGCGTTTCGCTGCCTCGACGCCGGAAAGCATCAGGGCAACCGCCCAGCGCTGGCTTTCGCGTCCTGTCTTTTCACTGACCTATCGCCCCGGTCCTCGCACTGACAGCGGTGATGGGCGTGGCGGTGCTGCCGTCGGGGCGGATGCGGCGGTCGCCGCTGCCGTCAGCGGCAACTATTATCGTGCACCGACCAGCGCGACCGAACGTCTGATGGCATCGCCCGGCGGACTGTTGCGCTTTAGCACCCAGCCCGCGCCTGAACCTGTGGCGCCGCCTGCGCAACCGGCGGCCGACCCGGCACCTGCGCGTCCGGCCATCGCTATGCCCGACCTTCGCCCTATCGGCGATCTGGACTTTCCGGAGATTGAACGGGCCACGCTGCGCAACGGCATTCGCGTCTTTTTTGCTCGCCGTTCCGCGGTTCCCGTGATCAGGGCTCTGGTCAGCTTTGATGCAGGCGCCGCGGCCGATCCTCGTGATCGCATGGGTACGCAGACGCTGATGCTCAATCTGATGGAAGAGGGTACGACCAGCCGCGATTCACGGGCGCTGGCGGAGGCCCAGGAACGGATTGGTGCCAATATATCGACCAGCTTTGACAGTGATCGGACCAACGTTGGCCTCTATACACTGTCGACCAATCTTGGTCCGGCGCTTGATTTGCTGGCTGATGTTGTACGCAACCCCGCCTTTGCGCCAACCGAGATAGAAAGGTTGCGCACCCGTCAATTGGCGGGGATCGCCCAGGAACTGAACAGCCCCAATGGCCTTGCCGGGCGGGTGACAGCCCCGACCCTCTATGGGCCCAATCACCCTTATGGGGCGATCGCGGGTTCGGGCACCGTGTCAACCGTGCGCGCTATCACCCGCGACGATCTCGTCAGCTTTCACCAACGCTGGATCAGGCCGGACAACGCCACCATCTATGTGGTGGGCGATACTTCGCTGCGCCAGGTTGTGCGGCAACTGAACCGCAGCTTCGGTGATTGGCGTGCGCCGGCAGTGCCCGCTGGTTCGCGGGACTTTAACGTCCCAATCCCTGAACAGACCCCGCGTATCCTGTTCGTCAATCGTCCCAATTCGCCGCAGTCGGTGGTGATCGCCGCCCAGGTGCTCGGCGTGCGCGGCCGTGACGATCTGCTTGCCCTGCGCGCGGCCAATGATGTGCTGGGCGGTAACTTCCTGTCACGTATCAACATGAACCTGCGCGAGACCAAGGGTTGGTCCTATGGCTCGCGCAGCGCCATCGGTGGCCAGGAAGACAGGGTCAGCTTTCGCGTGATCGCGCCGGTTCAGGCGGACCGGACTGCTGATACGATCCGTGAAATTCAGTCGGATGTAAGCGCCTTTCTGACCGATCGCGGCGTCAGCAGCGAAGAGTTGGCACGCACGGTCAATGGCAGCATCCGCGAATTGCCGGGCGAATTTGAAACGGCCGGTTCGGTGCTTGGCGGCATTCAGGCGATCGTCCAGCTGGGTCGCCCCGATGATTATTATGAACAGCTGGCAGCCCGCTATCGGGCCATGACGCCCGCCGATCTTGACTCTGCGTTGCGCGCGCAGGTTGATCCTGCGCGTTTCGTCTATATTGTCGTGGGCGATGCCACTGTCGTTCAGCCCCAGCTGGCCGGTCTCGGTCTTCCGGTGGAGACTGTCGATCCGGCAACGCTGGGTGGACAATAA
- a CDS encoding ABCB family ABC transporter ATP-binding protein/permease gives MPPDHPSTSATLPSADPPAMETLRRFLPYLWPKGEPRQRLRIVGAGMLVLASKAVQLSMGFLYAAAINRMQPGMEPSVALAIGLVVAYAGARFGGVLFDNLRNTVFERVGQNATRHLAETVFAHLHRLSLRFHLSRRTGEVTKIIERGTKSIDVMLYFMLFNIAPTVIELAAVLVIFTLKFSWGLSLATAAMVGAYLIFTRKVTDWRNALRVRMNDLDTLTIGRSVDSLLNYETVKYFGAEEREVARYSAAVRRYADAAVKSENSLAWLNIGQSLITNVMMAGAMAYTVWGWSRGQFSTGDVVLVNTLLAQLFRPLDMLGMVYRTIRQGLIDMSAMFRLIDTQAEIADAPDARPLAVRGAELVFDDVRFAYDPEREILKGVSFRVPSGGTLAIVGPSGSGKSTIARLLFRFFDVSSGRILIDGQDIRTVTQSSLRAAIGIVPQDTVLFNDTIGYNIAYGREGADEAAVRAAAHGAAIGSFIESLPEGYASEVGERGLKLSGGEKQRVAIARTLLKNPPLLILDEATSALDSRTETEILDTLESIAATRTTITIAHRLSTIAGADQILVLDGGEVREIGTHEELLAKGGLYAEMWARQAVEQGETVDPA, from the coding sequence ATGCCGCCGGATCACCCCTCAACTTCCGCGACGCTGCCCAGCGCCGATCCTCCGGCGATGGAGACGCTGCGCCGGTTTCTTCCCTATCTCTGGCCCAAGGGTGAGCCGCGCCAGCGGTTGCGCATAGTCGGTGCAGGCATGCTGGTGCTCGCCTCCAAGGCGGTTCAGCTGTCGATGGGCTTTCTCTACGCGGCGGCCATCAACCGGATGCAGCCCGGCATGGAGCCGTCGGTCGCCCTCGCTATCGGTTTGGTTGTGGCCTATGCGGGCGCCCGCTTTGGTGGAGTGTTGTTCGACAATCTCCGCAATACGGTGTTCGAAAGGGTCGGGCAAAACGCCACGCGTCATCTTGCGGAGACGGTCTTTGCCCATCTGCACCGGCTCAGCCTGCGTTTCCACCTCTCCCGCCGCACCGGGGAAGTCACAAAGATCATCGAACGGGGCACAAAGAGCATCGATGTGATGCTTTACTTCATGCTCTTCAACATCGCCCCGACCGTCATCGAACTCGCTGCGGTGCTGGTCATCTTCACGCTCAAATTCAGTTGGGGGCTGTCATTGGCCACAGCCGCCATGGTCGGCGCCTATCTTATCTTCACCCGCAAGGTCACCGACTGGCGCAATGCCCTGCGCGTCCGGATGAATGATCTCGACACGCTGACCATCGGTCGTTCGGTCGACAGCCTGCTGAATTATGAGACGGTGAAATATTTCGGCGCCGAAGAGCGAGAGGTGGCTCGCTATTCCGCGGCCGTCCGCCGCTATGCCGACGCCGCGGTCAAATCGGAAAACTCGCTCGCCTGGCTCAACATTGGCCAATCCTTGATCACCAATGTGATGATGGCCGGCGCCATGGCCTATACCGTCTGGGGCTGGTCGCGCGGTCAATTTTCGACCGGCGATGTAGTACTGGTCAACACGCTGCTGGCCCAGCTGTTCCGCCCGCTCGACATGCTCGGCATGGTCTACCGTACCATCCGTCAGGGGCTGATCGACATGAGCGCCATGTTCCGCCTGATCGATACACAGGCCGAAATCGCTGACGCGCCCGACGCACGCCCGCTTGCCGTGCGCGGGGCCGAACTGGTCTTCGATGATGTCCGCTTTGCCTATGATCCAGAGCGGGAAATCCTCAAGGGCGTCAGTTTCCGTGTGCCCTCCGGCGGCACCCTTGCCATCGTCGGTCCCTCGGGTTCGGGCAAATCGACCATCGCCCGGCTGTTGTTCCGCTTCTTTGATGTCTCGTCGGGCCGCATCCTGATCGACGGTCAGGATATCCGCACCGTCACCCAGTCCAGCCTGCGTGCAGCCATCGGCATCGTTCCGCAGGACACGGTGCTGTTCAACGACACGATCGGTTACAATATCGCCTATGGCCGCGAAGGGGCGGATGAGGCTGCCGTCCGCGCCGCCGCCCATGGTGCCGCCATCGGCAGCTTCATCGAAAGCCTGCCCGAAGGCTATGCCAGCGAAGTCGGCGAACGCGGCCTGAAACTCTCCGGAGGGGAAAAGCAGCGCGTCGCCATAGCCCGCACCCTGCTCAAAAATCCGCCATTGCTGATCCTTGATGAGGCGACCAGCGCGCTCGATAGCCGCACCGAGACCGAAATCCTCGACACGCTCGAAAGCATCGCCGCCACCCGCACCACCATCACCATCGCCCACCGGCTCTCGACCATCGCCGGGGCGGATCAGATCCTCGTGCTCGATGGCGGCGAAGTGCGCGAAATCGGCACGCATGAAGAGCTGCTGGCAAAAGGCGGCCTCTACGCCGAAATGTGGGCACGTCAGGCGGTTGAGCAGGGTGAGACGGTGGATCCTGCATGA